The genomic DNA TTTTACTTGAAAAAAATATTGATGTAACAATTGTGGAAAATAATACTGGTAAAGATCCAGATGAACTAGTTAAAGCTGGAGAAAAAAATTTAATTAATCAAATGATTGAAAATAGTTCCCATCCTGCAAACTTTGCTACTAGATTTTTTTCAAAAGATTTAGATATAAAAAACTCTTTAAAGGTTAATGATTTTATTGAAAAAGTTATTACAGTTCTGAAATATGAAAGTAAAGAAAACATTGTTGAATCAGTTGTTGCAAATTTGGCAGATATTACAAGACTTGAAAAAAGTACTATATTTAAAACTTTAAACAAAGCAACTAGTAAAGTAAAATCTAGTATTTCAAAAAATATAGATGTAAATTATCAAGAAAATAATATGGTTGACTTTAACGAGGGACAAGATTATATCAACAGAATGTTAAATACTTTTGTAAATGATGAAAATAGTCAATTTGAAATTCCTGAATATGGTTATGAAACTATTAAGAAGGATAAAATAGTACAATCTAATCTTCAGCAAGTTAAAAAAAATCATTCTAAAAATTTTGCAGAGGCTGCAATTGTTTGAAATATTTTAGATAATGATTCTTTACTTGATAATTTGGATAGAAAAATAAATAATATTGAAAATATTAATGTTAAAAGAACAATAAACTTTATAATTGAACAATATAAAAAAAATGGCTATGTTGGTCATAATTGAGAACAAATAGCAAATGAAATAAAAAAACTAAATAAAAATTATTGTGAATATATTTTTGAAATTAAAAATAGACATTTCACGGCTTTGCAAAAAACTTTATCACCCAAGGGATTAGAAGATTGTTTTGACGCAATAGAACTTTATAAAATTGAAGATGAAATAATGCTTTATAGCGAAAAAATTAATTCAACTCAAGACAATGAATTAAAAATTAATTATGCAGAACATAGAGAAGAATTATTAAAACTTAGAAATAAAATATATGAAAAAAGGAGAAAAATATAATGGCACTAAACTTAAAAAAATTTGAAACAATGGAAGAATTTAAAGACTATCTTTGAATTTATTTAGATAAAAATGACAATGAGATAGCACAAGAGGAAATTCAAGAAGTTATTTTTAAAAAATTTCAAGATATAGAAGAAGAAGAAATTAGTTTACTTTTTGATGAATTAGCAAAAAGAGAAGTAGTATTTACAGATGACCTTATTGAAGAAGAACTAGATGAAGATGAAGAAGAAGAGGATGAAGATGATGCTGATGAACTTGAAGGTGAGTTTAGAAAAAGAGATAAAGAAAGAAAAGATTTAAAAAAAGCAAACGAAAATAATGCTCCTGTTAAATATCGTGTTGGGGGAATTAGTA from Spiroplasma endosymbiont of Cantharis nigra includes the following:
- the dnaG gene encoding DNA primase, which produces MAISQNQIDSVLLKANIVDVIGKYIDLQKKGRNYVSICPFHDDSDPSMNVSPDKKIFKCFVCGTGGNVITFVQEFNNITFFKALSLIAKDLNIKIDGLKEFENKVKHNSKESTLFEINKAAANFFNGLLISSLSIKARDYLKERQISEQEIERFKIGFCPKNVKVYDYLIKLGFSQENIFDSAIVYKSGVDYNCTFENRLIFPITDEDSNIIGFSGRVINSNDSPKYKNSSENLIFKKSQLAYNFDKAKKEARIKNEIIILEGFMDVISLEAIDIKNSVAIMGTTMSDYHLKLFSRVAKKYKLFLDGDKAGVNAALKISQFLLEKNIDVTIVENNTGKDPDELVKAGEKNLINQMIENSSHPANFATRFFSKDLDIKNSLKVNDFIEKVITVLKYESKENIVESVVANLADITRLEKSTIFKTLNKATSKVKSSISKNIDVNYQENNMVDFNEGQDYINRMLNTFVNDENSQFEIPEYGYETIKKDKIVQSNLQQVKKNHSKNFAEAAIVWNILDNDSLLDNLDRKINNIENINVKRTINFIIEQYKKNGYVGHNWEQIANEIKKLNKNYCEYIFEIKNRHFTALQKTLSPKGLEDCFDAIELYKIEDEIMLYSEKINSTQDNELKINYAEHREELLKLRNKIYEKRRKI